The window AAGTGCCGAAACATTCGGCACTTTTTTATTATCTATTTGGTCATTTTAGCGATAATTATTATTTAAATCATAATCAAAATATTTTTATTAAAATATTAACAAAGTTCTTAAACTTTTTAAATTTATTTATTTAATAATTATCAAAATACGATAATAAAATGTGTATCTTTAATTGTTGGTAAATTAAAATTTGTCAAATTATGTTAATTTGTTAGACTTAATTTTGTGATTTTGATATACTTTGTAATAAGCAATCTATTTGCAATATTATTAAAAATAATTGCAAAATTGCAAATCCAAGATTTAATAATTTTTTATTTGTAAAGAAAGAAATATATTCAATTTTCACAAGGGGACAAAATATGAAGTTTGTTTTAGATGAAAAAAAGGTTGCGTTGCTAAAAGAGTGTATTGCAAGACACAAACAAAAGCCGGGACCGCTGATGCCGTCATTGCATGATGCGCAGAAGATTTTTGGCTGCATTCCTATTGAGGTGCAAAAAATCATATCTGAGGAGTTAAACGAATCAGTAGCTAAGATTAACGGCGTAGTTACATTTTATTCTAACTTCTCAACAGAACCCAAAGGCAAGCATGTTATAAGCGTTTGTTTGGGTACGGCATGCTATGTTAAGGGTGCTAATGAAATTTTGCAGGCTATAGAAGAAGTGCTCAAAATAAAACCTGGCGAAACATCAGAAGACGGTATGTTTACATTAGAAACCACTCGTTGCATAGGAGCTTGTGGTCTAGCCCCGGTATTTAAGATAGACGAAAAAGTTTACGGTGCGGCTAATAAAGATATAGCTAAAAAGGCTATAGAAGAAGCCTTGAAGGCATAGTTGTTTTTATTTTGGGATATTGGGAGAGTAAAATGATAAGTTTAGATTATTTGAATCAGACAAAGGCAGAAACAGCAGCTAAGATTATGCCGCAAAATCATGAAAATGGTTTTCGTGTTGTTGTAGGTATGGCTACTTGCGGACTTACTGCAGGTGCCAAAGCGATATATGATACTTTATTGCAAGAAATTACTCAAAAGAAATTAGATAATGTTGACCTTACACCTGTAGGTTGCGTAGGCGAATGTGCATTGGAACCGTTGGTTGAAGTTATTGACCATAATGGTCAAAAGACAACTTACTGCAAGGTCACTGTTGAAGGTGCAAAACAGATTGTTGAAAGCCATCTTTGCATGGGTGTTCCTGTAAAAGATTTGACAATCGACAATTTCAAGAAAATAGATGGAGCGCCTTTGCAGGTAAGAATTGCTTTGCGTAATTGCGGTGTAATTAATCCCGAAGATATAAATGAATATATTTGTTATGACGGATACAAGGCGTTGGGAAAAGTTTTGACCGAAATGACGCCTGAAGAA of the Clostridia bacterium genome contains:
- a CDS encoding NAD(P)H-dependent oxidoreductase subunit E, translating into MKFVLDEKKVALLKECIARHKQKPGPLMPSLHDAQKIFGCIPIEVQKIISEELNESVAKINGVVTFYSNFSTEPKGKHVISVCLGTACYVKGANEILQAIEEVLKIKPGETSEDGMFTLETTRCIGACGLAPVFKIDEKVYGAANKDIAKKAIEEALKA